DNA from Solanum stenotomum isolate F172 chromosome 3, ASM1918654v1, whole genome shotgun sequence:
caaggggtttcgaacttgagacctccaacatggaagtcccaagcccaaaccactgggccaccccaaACTCAAATATGAAAGTTTTTCCTAGAGGCAAAGGCAAAAGTGTTCAGCATACTCGGCCCATGAATTCCAGAAGTTCATTATTAGCTTCCCCACGAGCTGCAGGTGCGGTTACAGTGACCCGAACATCATCTGCATTCACTCCTACAACAACATAAATGTCAAATAAGCTTCTCCTGAAGATATTAGAAGTGCCATTTCTTCTAAATAAATAAGTTGATCAACGTGCATTTTTAAGACGAAAAGAGAAAATCTCCAAGTCACATATAAAGAGAGTTTTCCCTCCGAGTCAGAGAGCATATCATTGTAACAGAAAGCTAGGtatgttaatattatataattatttttcgtTTTCATCAAATTACTGTTTTACAATTAAGTTGACCTCCAACAAAACCGTTCTAGCCTCCCACCACTGAGGCAGGTCCATATGAAAGTTTTGAGTTTGGACACCCAAGACATCAACATCAAGGccaaaaaagataatttaacAGTACAACCGCTAAATTTTCAGCTTTTACAATTAGCAGAAGAGTAGGAATTGTTATTAAATGTACTTAATCATCTGCAGAATTGTTCAGTGGACAAATTATTTCCCAACACTGAAGCAGAGGCGTATCTAAGGGGGGGTCactgggttcacgtgaacccatgctcccctcccgagatcatatatagtagtgttatttttaaattttttttattgaaatgtagatgtgtgaacccacactcgaagtatcatataatgcgaTGATGACTGGTTGCACCTCTCTacgtgaggttagaaatttaaatttatatttatcttgttttatttttctttctaaaattagataacacATCTCTAAGTGGTTATTGGTTGCACTTTTGGCATTTTcattaattcatatatatatatatatatatatatatattttggacctataatattaaaattttaacgtTTTTTAGTaataagaacctaaatgtcGAACCggtcaaatttatatcttagatcaACTTTTTTGTAATAGTGCAGCCATCATCTAGAAATCTTGGATACGTCCCTGCACCGAAGGAATTGAAGCAAATGAGAGTGTCTAACTTCCAAAAATCATTGAAGGATTATTTACTTGTAATTGCTGACCGCTGGGCACGGTCCTCGACTTCTATCGCCACTTGCACAAGGCCACCTTCTAACTGTGATATGCATGGTGGTACAGGAGCATCCTtcataaaacaagaaaatattaattccTGAAGATATATATGTATCTGGAAGAACATGTATATAAGTTGACAAGTAAGAAATATAACGAGCGTTCTGTGTTCGAATAAAGCATAAGATTTTACATGATCTTACAAACAAGTAAGGGACAGAGAATACAGAAAGATTACACAAGCTAATGCAGAAAAGAAGTTTAAGAAAGCAGACAACAATCAATTTTATGGCATGCTGCAAATACAGAAAATATGTAGGCATAACTATATAATGCAGCCAGGAAGTGAATAACAGCAAAAACCATTAAGATATAATACCTGTGGATTTGTCTCAGCCGCAATAGTACTAAGTGCCCCATCAACTACATATATGAAAGAGGCAGTCTCCAGATCTTCTTCTGCCCGATAGCAGACAAACAGGCCACATCCCTTACAGGACATCCGAAACTGTTTCTCCATTTTCCCTTCACCACTTTAAAGCAAAAGCAGAAGGTTTCAAAAGAATGTTCCGTATTAAATTGTTACTCATATCAGTCATCAATAATAAAGTTCTTTTCCAGTGAAGCAAGAGACATAAACTAAAGATCTCTACGTTAACGAGCAGCTGCAAAAGGCCAACCGACAAAGTACATCAGAAAGACAGAAAGTAATTATGTCCAGGTTAAGTTCAGTTTTTCCTACTGACATTTGACTGTATTTTACTCACCATCTTTGTGGTTCCCCAAAGGTAATTATATTTTGGTCTGCATGTTCTCCATGTTCATTCTATATATGTATTCCAGTAATAACTTAGATATACCTATTTAAAACACTTTTGATGATGTCATTCCACTATAGGCCAAGTTCATTACTGCAAGGATTATATCAGCTTCATTTTAACTCTTAGCATCTAGCAGCGCTTCCCTTACAAACAGAGCAGGGTATTCCATTTTAAACTGAAAACACCTTGTAATCTTGACATGTAATTTCCTACATTCCTCTACAGATGATTGCATATACTTGTAATGGAAGCAACATCAATAAACTAAAGTTTACAGGAGCAGAAAGATTACCGCTTTAGAAGAACTTTCCCCGCATCATCTACACTCAGTCTTGCGAGATACTTTTTTTTATCCAATACATATGCTTTGTCGGTTTTCCTTTTTGGCATTTTCTGCAATTGATTATCTACAACCATACTTTAGCAAGGAGAATGCCCTGTAATTGGCACTAACGCCATAATatagtaacaacaacaacatacccagtgtaaccCCACAAGTGAGGTTTGAGCAAGGTAGGACGTATGCAAACCTCACCCTTGCATTTGTGGGgcagagaggctgtttccgaaaggAGAAAAGGAAGGGAGAGAGAAAACGCCATAGTATAGTAAAATAACAATAACTCCTCTCTCATTCTACGGATAATCATATGGAAATCTTCCTCCATTATGCTAATAACAATAAAGGTTTATGCAGCACCTAATCACATCTAATCCGCGCAGAAGAAGCAAAAGACTACAAACCATTAGACGTCCAAATTTGAAGAAACGAATAATACTGGAAACTAGAAATTTTCAACGTTCAATGTAGCATGTATCATATTCCATCATATAACCAAAAAGGGAACCAAATACTAATTACTAGTACTATAAACATTATGACTCAATAGTTCAGAAGAACTTCTCCTTAGGAGATCACTTCCAGACCATAGTTGACTCTACAACTTTTCAGCCTTAAGCATAATTCAACTAGTTGCTTCACTCCAATTATCCTAAACCACAACATCTCACCTCAACTGTAGAAGTAAAActttcaacaataaaaaattgtgatttaCATAGTACTGTAAACTgaaaattcaacaaatataaCGAATAACTATCCGAATTAACGCTCATTCGTTTAAGTACAGTGCGAGTAAATTTGTTTATAGAATAGAGAGAAAAAGGTGAGAGTACGAACCGGAGATGAGGACATGAGAACTGCAGTGCTTGCAGTAATAGACGAAGAGATCGGAGTTGGGACCGTCGGGAACTGCGTCCTCGCTAGAGTATGTGTGCGTTGTCCTCTTCGGCATCTTTCCTCTAAGCCTCTCGCAAGTACACCGCCGGAGAAGATGaagattttattcttttttttctctttttcgtTTTCTTTCAGCTCCTTGGGTATTCCAAATAAATTCTACTTTTGCCCTTGTCTTTTTCCTATTTGGACAGTTTGCCTCCTAATTCACGGTAAAAACTCAAATGGTACACCATTATTTTTCGAAATAAGGATGTTCTccgattttttattttatttgtctattttaataaattaagggagttttattatttttcttctatgcTACGTAAAActtaattagtcaaattaaattttttacatataaattaacaaagtttttttaataagaaaatttaaagattGTGTCAAGTTAATAtgaatcaaataatataaaacaaagaAAGTGATAGATTATTTGATTGGCATTTAGTTTCATGTCATATACAATAATATGAACAAATATCTTACGCATTTGCGTCTCTTTATAAGAAAGTAATATAGGCGTGAAATTCTAAATTATTAACGCAATGTTTCGGttcctaaaaaaataatggaTTACTAGTATAACTTTTCATTGTCATTTCCTTCTCATACTTTATGCGGGACATAAtgtgagaaaaaaatatgatgttACGAAAATTTGAACGCCTAATACTATATTATGAACAGTGAAATCTAAAATTAAGGAGAGAGAAGGAAAAATTTGAATGCTTAATAGTTAATATTGTATATTATTACCTTTCAcacctttatatatatattttttttgataacctaAAAATATGTCTGTGACCTGCCCTTTGAATCACTTATAGCCTTCTAAACTCGATGGATAATGAGCCCGTCCCACTTAAATATCAGGCTTCGCTTTGTATGGTGTAGGGCTTGAACCTGcaacctaagccacaaatcctccacctttagATATTAATTCCTTGTATGAACTACCGTTCAATTATCTAGTAGTTTCTAAAATTAGATTCAAATATTTTGCTATTGTTTTCCCTTTGTTTTCATGCTTTTAGTCCTAGATACATTAATTTCACAATAcattttcatttgattttgaGTATTGAAATTCTGCAATTTGATGTAAATGTGAGAACATTATTTACAATATGCATAGTAACATCAAATGATTTTGAGATGTTTTAAAATGACTGACACTACTCAATTAGTAACATCATTAGATTCCTTTTAtaactttcaaattttaaaaatgatatttccTATCAGAACTGTTGATTTAATGTGTATTCATTTACTACCACTTCAAGTAAGGCTAGtgccttgtttggatggttgttaactgtaagtttaaatataatattgtatGATATTCGCATAAATTCATCGTTAAGTAACAATAAAGAGTCTTATTTTGTGTAACAGCCGATTTGGTGTGGTCACATTGTTACCTTAATCCAACAACATACCCTACCGTACAAGAGGTAGGTCCTAGGATCAAAAAAGAAAGTATCCGATGTAGTAATACAAATTGAATGAAGAAATGACAAATatgacttaaaaaaaaacaattatccTAAAGAAAGCTAGTGTCTTTGAAGAGAACTGTTATCTCCGCTTTGAACCAAGACAACTTTTACGTTCAAATAACAATTAAGATGAAACAGGGTCATGTAAGGAACGGAACGAGGAACAACTCCCTAATATAGAGCTTTAGACATCAAGTAATCACAAATGAAAAAAAGCAAAAGATGCACTTAACCTTTTTTAAAAGCAGCAAAGATACACTAGAGCTTTCCCAAGATACTTTCTTCCCTACAAGTGATTATTGACAACTCAATCAAAAAGGTAGCTAGAATCCGCACATCAATATTACTAGAAGATTATTGCATTTGGAACCAAGTTATTTCAATGGCCCCCCACCTACCTCGTCTCCTTCCTCAATAATCAGAAATGAAGCACAAAAATTAACTGCCATTACCAATCATGAACCTGCAATTGTGCCTCTTGTGATGAACCTCATTTCTAGTCGAGTAACAAAGGGCAAAAATCGACTCAAAAGAAATCCAGTAGACACCGTGCCTAATGCAGAAGATCTATACATTCCTATTTGCTTCAGAATAAAGACCTACCCTGGAACTGGAACAAGAAAATAACTCCATCAAAGATACATGACACCCTCCCTTAATCTCTTCAGAATTATTTCCACGCAGATACTAACcatgaataaaaaatggaagGCATGAAAAGATTACCCCTCATAACAAGCACATAATTGCATCacataacaatattttttataacttCGAATATTATTTACTTGCAGCATGAAATACATCTACAACAGTTGAAACTTTCAAAGAATGTGGTTGCACTAATGTCTATGGTTCTATGCAAAGCTCAGgttggaaaaaaaagagaagtggATGCAAGATATATAATTCTTCTACTATAGATTGGTGAATGGTCTATCATGTAAGTTATTAGATCATCGGTGCAATTTGATTCTGATAGCAGTTtcaggagaaaaaaaaagaaaaatggtaaTTGCAGTGGAAGCTAAGAAATGCTTACAGCTAGCCCACTCTACCAGCATTACCATAAAAGCGAAGATCAAATACAAACTAGAACTGAGAATTCGAAGTTGACCAAGTCCCAACAGTAGTCACACTAAAGCAAAATCCTAGCTGTTACTCATCAAAGGAAAGGAAAAGATATTATTATATGTCAAACTGTAGGAAGTGTCAAAGATCACTTAATCTTTCTTTCGTAACTTCTGCATCTTTTTTATGCCATCAAAGAAATCTACTGCTTCATCAAAACCCTCCCTTTGGAGGTAGATTGACATTACAAACACGGTCATGGATGGCAATCCACACTATCTAATgtcattattttccatttcatcAGAAGTGGAGGATCAATAAACTCCAGAATGATTTCTTTCCGGGAAGGAAGCAACAAAAAGGTAAGATGGACTACAGTGATAAACAGTAAAAAGAGATGACAGCATGGTgaagaaaacaatgaaaaagaaagaaaaaatcatttgatgCCTCAGTGATTGATTACAAAATGGCTTGGTGTATTATCCTTCAGAAGGAATTGAAATCATTTGATGCCTCAGTGATTGATTACAAAGTGGCTGGGTGTATTATCCTTCAGAAGGAATTGTGAAAATTGGGAAATTAACAATATGACTGAACTtcaaaaaaagatcaaattcgGTTAAGATTATGCTGAGGGGCCAGATTCAATGAAATGGAGCCATGGAGGTATCAGAAAGATGGAGAGCACTCTGTAAAATCTGGCTATAACTTTATTGGCCACTAGGGTGTAGAACATGCAGCTTCACAATAAATGTGGAACTTAAAGGGAACACCAAGGATATAATTATGATAAAGATG
Protein-coding regions in this window:
- the LOC125860475 gene encoding UPF0235 protein At5g63440 isoform X1 — its product is MPKRTTHTYSSEDAVPDGPNSDLFVYYCKHCSSHVLISDNQLQKMPKRKTDKAYVLDKKKYLARLSVDDAGKVLLKRGEGKMEKQFRMSCKGCGLFVCYRAEEDLETASFIYVVDGALSTIAAETNPQDAPVPPCISQLEGGLVQVAIEVEDRAQRSAITRVNADDVRVTVTAPAARGEANNELLEFMGRVLGLKLSQMTLQRGWNSKSKLLVVEDLTARQVYEKLLEAAQP
- the LOC125860475 gene encoding UPF0235 protein At5g63440 isoform X2, which gives rise to MVVDNQLQKMPKRKTDKAYVLDKKKYLARLSVDDAGKVLLKRGEGKMEKQFRMSCKGCGLFVCYRAEEDLETASFIYVVDGALSTIAAETNPQDAPVPPCISQLEGGLVQVAIEVEDRAQRSAITRVNADDVRVTVTAPAARGEANNELLEFMGRVLGLKLSQMTLQRGWNSKSKLLVVEDLTARQVYEKLLEAAQP